One genomic segment of Amycolatopsis sp. Hca4 includes these proteins:
- a CDS encoding BTAD domain-containing putative transcriptional regulator has translation MAQTRLQLLGPVQLCHGDEPVPIGGPAVRGLLALLALRPGKVVGLDEIIDALWGHDPPATARTIVHGNVSHLRRILRDLDGLRILTTPPGYRLDVEPDRIDVHRARTLLERASVATPEVAAALLAEALALWQGPALGGVPDSLRAPELEDLRLAVHGARVDADLELGRHAELIVELSPIVRADPLAERTAEQLMRALYHAGRRGDALELYRTVSRATLRTLGVEPGAELRWLHERVLNDDLPARDVVAPAGGDEQAKAISQLPAAVPSLAGRTEELAWLDGLVTRAEAGQTTIAVVTGTAGVGKSTLVVWWAHRVAPRFPDGVLFASLRGFDPHHPPLEPAELLTQFLLGLGVETAQIPELLHERVALYRSLIAGRRMLVLLDDARTAEQVRPLLPPSARTMTVVTSRSRLDGLAVSNAAKQRVLGTLAPDDAVALIEELAGPAVLNHALARLCGYLPLALRIAGARLSASAQRTAEELVDELGNERTRLAGLEVDGADDSVRAAFDVSFRGLPGEVAETFLQLGAIPGVLVGPHVMAAVAQITVAEARRRLRTLAAHNLITETERDVFVPHDLVWLYLRELAEQELGDKERDEALGWTVRYYQAVADRARRLLGRVADPLDFSRVLAEDVMPPLTGFAEAHDWFAAEWPNLLAVLDAAYTAGRHDDVWRLARVAHTYRVACPLLDEWTRMADLGVAAAEAAGDVAGQCWMWLARCEIALAFELPGYGLADAERAAELAAETADRRLRTAVDLHLGRALSRLGEHGTAIERLTEAVANAPDVTLRGLALGNCAQAEKRAGRLADAIAHQRGALRIDRELGDDDQVVVSLDELAELSLRSGDLEAAERSVWEAIDLAISREFVAREGTLRLTLGRVLRARGDIDGAREQLALSVRIYERVHPKLVGEVRTELAELL, from the coding sequence ATGGCCCAGACCCGGCTCCAGCTGCTCGGGCCCGTCCAGCTCTGCCACGGCGACGAGCCCGTCCCGATCGGCGGTCCCGCGGTCCGCGGCCTGCTCGCGCTGCTGGCGTTGCGGCCCGGCAAGGTCGTCGGGCTCGACGAGATCATCGACGCCCTGTGGGGTCACGACCCGCCGGCCACCGCCCGCACCATCGTCCACGGGAACGTCTCGCACCTGCGGCGGATCCTGCGCGACCTCGACGGCCTGCGGATCCTCACCACACCCCCGGGCTACCGGCTGGACGTCGAGCCCGACCGGATCGACGTCCACCGGGCGCGCACGCTGCTCGAGCGCGCTTCGGTGGCCACCCCCGAGGTCGCCGCCGCGCTGCTCGCCGAGGCGCTCGCGCTCTGGCAGGGTCCCGCGCTGGGCGGGGTGCCGGACTCCCTGCGCGCCCCCGAGCTGGAGGACCTGCGCCTCGCCGTGCACGGCGCCCGCGTCGACGCCGACCTCGAACTGGGCAGGCACGCGGAGCTGATCGTCGAGCTCAGCCCGATCGTCCGGGCCGATCCGCTGGCCGAGCGGACCGCCGAGCAGCTGATGCGGGCGCTGTACCACGCGGGCCGCCGCGGGGACGCGCTCGAGCTGTACCGGACCGTCTCCCGCGCGACCTTGCGCACCCTCGGCGTCGAACCCGGTGCCGAGCTGCGCTGGCTGCACGAACGCGTCCTCAACGACGACCTCCCCGCGCGGGACGTCGTCGCCCCGGCCGGCGGCGACGAGCAGGCGAAAGCGATTTCGCAGCTGCCCGCGGCGGTGCCCAGCCTGGCCGGGCGCACCGAGGAGCTGGCCTGGCTCGACGGCCTGGTGACCCGCGCCGAAGCCGGGCAGACGACCATCGCCGTGGTCACCGGCACCGCCGGGGTCGGCAAGAGCACCCTGGTCGTGTGGTGGGCGCACCGGGTCGCGCCGCGGTTCCCGGACGGCGTCCTGTTCGCGTCGCTGCGCGGCTTCGACCCGCACCACCCGCCGCTGGAGCCGGCCGAGCTGCTCACCCAGTTCCTGCTCGGCCTCGGCGTCGAAACCGCGCAGATCCCGGAGCTGCTGCACGAGCGCGTCGCGCTCTACCGGTCGCTGATCGCCGGGCGGCGGATGCTGGTGCTGCTCGACGACGCCCGCACCGCCGAGCAGGTGCGCCCGCTGCTGCCGCCGAGCGCGCGGACGATGACGGTGGTGACCAGCCGCTCGCGCCTCGACGGGCTCGCCGTGTCGAACGCGGCCAAGCAGCGCGTGCTCGGCACGCTCGCGCCCGACGACGCCGTGGCGCTGATCGAGGAGCTCGCCGGCCCGGCCGTCCTCAACCACGCCCTCGCGCGGCTCTGCGGCTACCTGCCGCTGGCGTTGCGGATCGCCGGTGCCCGGCTTTCGGCGAGCGCGCAGCGGACCGCGGAGGAGCTGGTCGACGAGCTCGGTAACGAACGCACCCGGCTCGCCGGACTGGAGGTCGACGGCGCCGACGACAGCGTCCGCGCGGCGTTCGACGTCTCCTTCCGCGGCCTGCCCGGCGAGGTCGCCGAGACGTTCCTGCAGCTGGGCGCGATCCCGGGAGTGCTGGTCGGGCCGCACGTGATGGCCGCGGTCGCGCAGATCACCGTGGCCGAGGCCCGGCGCCGACTGCGCACGCTGGCCGCGCACAACCTCATCACCGAGACCGAGCGGGACGTCTTCGTGCCGCACGACCTCGTCTGGCTGTACCTGCGGGAGCTCGCGGAACAGGAGCTCGGCGACAAGGAACGCGACGAAGCGCTCGGCTGGACGGTCCGCTACTACCAGGCGGTCGCCGACCGGGCGCGCCGCCTGCTGGGCCGGGTCGCCGACCCGCTCGACTTCTCCCGCGTGCTCGCCGAAGACGTGATGCCGCCGCTCACCGGCTTCGCCGAGGCGCACGACTGGTTCGCGGCCGAGTGGCCGAACCTGCTGGCCGTCCTCGACGCCGCGTACACCGCCGGTCGCCACGACGACGTCTGGCGGCTGGCCCGGGTGGCCCACACCTACCGCGTCGCGTGCCCGCTGCTGGACGAGTGGACGCGGATGGCCGACCTCGGCGTCGCCGCCGCCGAAGCCGCGGGCGACGTCGCGGGGCAGTGCTGGATGTGGCTCGCGCGGTGCGAGATCGCCCTCGCCTTCGAGCTGCCCGGGTACGGCCTCGCCGACGCCGAACGGGCGGCGGAGCTGGCCGCCGAGACGGCCGACCGGCGGCTGCGGACGGCGGTGGACCTGCACCTCGGGCGCGCGCTGAGCCGGCTCGGCGAGCACGGAACCGCTATCGAGCGGCTCACCGAGGCCGTCGCGAACGCCCCCGACGTCACCCTGCGCGGGCTGGCGCTCGGCAACTGCGCGCAGGCGGAGAAGCGGGCGGGCCGGCTGGCCGACGCGATCGCCCACCAGCGGGGCGCCCTGCGGATCGACCGCGAACTCGGTGACGACGACCAGGTCGTCGTCTCGCTCGACGAGCTGGCCGAGCTCAGCCTGCGGTCCGGCGACCTCGAAGCGGCCGAGCGGTCCGTCTGGGAGGCGATCGACCTGGCGATCAGCCGCGAGTTCGTCGCGCGGGAAGGCACCCTGCGGCTGACGCTGGGCCGGGTGCTTCGGGCCCGCGGCGACATCGACGGTGCCCGTGAACAACTGGCGTTGTCGGTGCGCATTTACGAACGCGTGCACCCGAAGCTCGTCGGTGAGGTACGGACGGAACTCGCCGAACTGCTGTGA
- a CDS encoding DUF4190 domain-containing protein, translated as MMTDPQYPPATARHGRPAPPVTATERRQANAKPARNILAIVGLLFGVAALVVTFVPDIEFVAWPLGGVGLVLAIAGLVQARKGAVGDRGVAVTATCVTVAALLTTAGMLLYSTFFGGGESGLHLPAVATDKHAVTFQVTSAGGATVRYGSLNDQRTENAPASTDAWLGQASYNNGSYLLTLTADTRNATVSNEIKCAILVDGKKVAENSGTTIALCTANVG; from the coding sequence ATGATGACCGACCCGCAGTACCCGCCGGCCACCGCGCGCCACGGACGGCCCGCGCCGCCGGTGACGGCCACGGAGCGTCGTCAAGCCAATGCGAAGCCCGCACGGAACATTCTGGCCATCGTCGGCCTGCTGTTCGGCGTGGCCGCGCTGGTCGTCACGTTCGTGCCGGACATCGAGTTCGTCGCGTGGCCGCTGGGCGGGGTCGGGCTCGTCCTGGCGATCGCCGGGCTGGTCCAGGCCAGGAAGGGCGCGGTCGGCGACCGCGGGGTGGCGGTCACCGCGACCTGCGTCACCGTCGCCGCGCTGCTCACCACGGCCGGGATGCTGCTGTACTCGACCTTCTTCGGCGGCGGCGAGTCCGGGCTGCACCTGCCCGCGGTGGCCACCGACAAGCACGCCGTCACCTTCCAGGTGACCTCGGCAGGCGGCGCGACCGTGCGCTACGGCAGCCTCAACGACCAGCGCACCGAAAACGCTCCGGCCAGCACCGACGCGTGGCTGGGCCAGGCGTCGTACAACAATGGCTCGTACCTGCTGACGCTCACCGCCGACACCCGCAATGCGACGGTCAGCAACGAAATCAAGTGCGCCATTCTCGTCGACGGCAAGAAGGTCGCGGAAAACAGCGGCACGACGATCGCGCTCTGCACGGCCAACGTCGGCTGA
- a CDS encoding OmpA family protein translates to MRQRWILVVPVAVLVTALLAGVATWTASGGIERDLTARAQTALFEAGLPTGDVRFDGRDATLSGFPPGQALRALEIVQNVDGVRAAKVNGDVTPIAPSSSATASPPPTSTTTTSPPPTTSTTAPPPTDKAGVQAEIDRMLTETPIAFEPDSARLTPEGEQAARSIAVALAKAPAGFRYRVTGHVARGPGGESAALKLSRDRARAVARILTTNGLTTGRVTYRGLGDTRPATGGEEDRRVEITVV, encoded by the coding sequence ATGCGTCAGCGCTGGATCCTCGTGGTCCCGGTTGCGGTGCTGGTCACAGCGCTGCTCGCGGGGGTCGCCACCTGGACTGCGTCCGGCGGCATCGAGCGTGACCTCACCGCACGGGCCCAAACCGCCCTCTTCGAAGCCGGCCTGCCCACCGGGGACGTGCGATTCGACGGCCGGGATGCCACCCTCAGCGGCTTCCCGCCCGGCCAAGCTCTCCGCGCCCTCGAAATCGTGCAGAACGTCGACGGCGTCCGGGCGGCCAAGGTCAACGGCGACGTCACCCCCATCGCGCCGAGCAGCAGCGCCACCGCAAGCCCGCCGCCGACAAGCACCACCACCACGAGCCCGCCGCCGACCACCAGCACCACCGCTCCGCCTCCCACCGACAAGGCCGGCGTGCAAGCCGAGATCGATCGGATGCTCACCGAAACGCCCATCGCCTTCGAGCCCGACAGCGCCCGCCTCACCCCCGAAGGGGAGCAGGCCGCGCGCAGCATCGCGGTCGCCCTCGCCAAGGCGCCCGCCGGCTTCCGGTACCGCGTCACCGGGCACGTTGCGCGGGGGCCCGGCGGCGAAAGCGCCGCACTGAAGCTTTCCCGGGACCGCGCCCGGGCCGTCGCGCGGATCCTCACCACCAACGGCCTGACCACCGGCCGCGTGACCTACCGGGGGCTGGGCGACACCCGGCCGGCCACCGGCGGCGAGGAAGACCGGCGTGTCGAGATCACGGTCGTTTGA
- a CDS encoding SGNH/GDSL hydrolase family protein, which translates to MYGFDSYVALGDSFTEGLNDDLPDGSFRGWADRLAEVLAAGRSDFRYANLALRGKMLDEILDEQLPIALDLKPDLVTLCAGGNDIIVPGADVDAVTERLEEGVAKLREAGIPVLMFNGPDTKVLSVMSVLRGKVAIYNTNLWAIAERHGARMVDLWTMGPLHDRRAWSDDRLHFSPDAHRRIALKAAEVLGIPVESDWREPWPLEDTPSRWIDSRRSDLTWTKVHLLPWIRRQLKGESMGDGLSPKRPQLAPLVPLDVPLEVLEVPESARQQAS; encoded by the coding sequence GTGTACGGATTCGACAGCTACGTAGCCCTGGGTGACAGCTTCACCGAGGGACTCAACGACGACCTGCCGGACGGCTCGTTCCGCGGGTGGGCGGACCGCCTCGCCGAGGTGCTGGCCGCCGGGCGCAGCGACTTCCGCTACGCCAACCTGGCCCTGCGGGGCAAGATGCTCGACGAGATCCTGGACGAGCAGCTGCCGATCGCCCTGGACCTGAAGCCCGACCTCGTCACGCTGTGTGCCGGCGGCAACGACATCATCGTGCCGGGCGCGGACGTCGACGCGGTGACCGAGCGCTTGGAGGAGGGCGTCGCGAAGCTGCGCGAAGCGGGCATCCCGGTGCTGATGTTCAACGGGCCGGACACGAAGGTCCTGTCGGTGATGTCGGTGCTGCGCGGCAAGGTGGCGATCTACAACACGAACCTGTGGGCGATCGCCGAGCGCCACGGAGCCCGCATGGTCGACCTGTGGACGATGGGGCCGCTGCACGACCGCCGCGCCTGGAGCGACGACCGGTTGCACTTCTCCCCGGACGCCCACCGGCGCATCGCCCTGAAGGCGGCGGAGGTGCTGGGGATCCCGGTGGAGTCGGACTGGCGCGAGCCGTGGCCCCTGGAGGACACGCCCAGCCGCTGGATCGACTCGCGGCGGTCGGACCTGACGTGGACGAAGGTCCACCTGCTGCCGTGGATCCGGCGGCAGTTGAAGGGTGAATCCATGGGGGACGGGCTGTCGCCGAAGCGGCCGCAGCTGGCGCCGCTGGTGCCGTTGGACGTGCCCTTGGAGGTGCTCGAGGTGCCGGAGAGCGCGCGGCAGCAGGCCAGCTGA
- a CDS encoding DUF3159 domain-containing protein, which yields MSAEPRESLAQILGGRRGALDASIPPVGFVAGWLAAGQSVAWGAGAAVVVALAVGAYRVARGGKVRALVVSLAAVVVAALIALHTGRAQDFFLLQLMSNVASALLWAASVVVRWPLLGVVVGLLLGQKTRWRRDAVLLKAYSRASWVWVLQYTLRVVVYGLLWWAGQVIALGVARTVLSWPLVALTVAVSGWVLYRALPPEHPGLRLAPETGPDDLPRT from the coding sequence GTGTCCGCCGAACCCCGTGAATCGCTCGCGCAGATCCTCGGTGGCCGCCGGGGCGCGCTCGACGCCAGCATCCCGCCCGTCGGCTTCGTCGCCGGCTGGCTCGCCGCCGGCCAGTCCGTCGCCTGGGGTGCCGGGGCCGCCGTCGTGGTCGCCCTCGCCGTCGGGGCCTACCGGGTCGCCCGCGGCGGCAAGGTGCGTGCGCTGGTCGTCAGCCTGGCCGCCGTCGTCGTGGCCGCGCTGATCGCCCTGCACACCGGCCGGGCCCAGGACTTCTTCCTGCTGCAGCTGATGTCCAATGTGGCCAGCGCGCTGCTCTGGGCGGCCAGCGTCGTCGTGCGCTGGCCGCTGCTCGGCGTGGTCGTCGGCCTGCTGCTGGGCCAGAAGACGCGCTGGCGCCGTGACGCCGTGCTGCTCAAGGCCTACTCACGGGCCAGCTGGGTGTGGGTGCTCCAGTACACGCTGCGCGTGGTCGTCTACGGCCTGCTGTGGTGGGCCGGCCAGGTCATCGCCCTCGGCGTGGCCCGCACAGTGCTGTCTTGGCCGCTCGTCGCCCTCACCGTCGCGGTCAGTGGCTGGGTGCTCTACCGGGCGTTACCGCCGGAGCATCCCGGGCTGCGCTTGGCGCCGGAGACCGGCCCGGACGACCTACCGCGGACATAA
- a CDS encoding N-acetylglucosamine kinase, which yields MSFAIGVDAGGTSTRAALVDATGAVLGTGRGEGANPNAHAPEIAAGRIAGAITAALGARDPGAVRACVVGMAGVSKLSDPDVAAVFDAAWTRIGLTCAVRTVADAEVAYASATPAPDGTVVVAGTGSIVGRIRERRLAGTTGGYGWLLGDEGSAFWLGREAVRSTLEALGRGKPLDGLPSAVLEAALGLSVLDIRDEAGRLAAARALITAANAEAPVRLARFAPLVSAAHDAGEPAAREIVARAAGHLAENALAAREPGESTPVVLVGSVLTGASPVGELVRRRLAGLDVLTSSDGVLGAAWLAAVDAFGEGAPRPPA from the coding sequence GTGAGCTTCGCGATCGGCGTCGACGCCGGCGGAACGTCGACCAGGGCCGCACTGGTCGACGCCACCGGCGCGGTGCTGGGCACCGGGCGTGGCGAAGGGGCCAACCCGAACGCGCACGCGCCCGAGATCGCCGCGGGCCGGATCGCCGGCGCGATCACCGCGGCGCTCGGCGCCCGCGACCCCGGGGCCGTGCGGGCGTGCGTCGTCGGCATGGCCGGGGTCAGCAAGCTGAGCGACCCGGACGTGGCGGCGGTGTTCGACGCGGCGTGGACGCGAATCGGTCTCACGTGTGCCGTCCGGACCGTCGCCGACGCCGAAGTGGCGTACGCGTCGGCGACCCCGGCACCGGACGGGACGGTCGTCGTCGCCGGCACCGGCTCGATCGTCGGCCGGATCCGCGAGCGGCGGCTGGCCGGCACGACCGGCGGCTACGGCTGGCTGCTCGGCGACGAAGGGTCCGCGTTCTGGCTCGGCCGCGAAGCCGTCCGTTCCACTTTGGAGGCACTGGGCCGCGGGAAGCCGCTCGACGGGCTGCCGTCGGCGGTGCTCGAGGCCGCCCTCGGACTGTCCGTTTTGGACATCCGGGACGAAGCCGGGCGGCTGGCCGCCGCCCGCGCGCTGATCACGGCGGCCAACGCCGAGGCGCCCGTCCGGCTCGCCCGGTTCGCCCCGCTGGTGAGCGCCGCGCACGACGCGGGCGAGCCGGCGGCCCGGGAGATCGTCGCCCGCGCGGCCGGGCACCTGGCCGAGAACGCCCTCGCGGCCCGCGAGCCCGGCGAGTCGACCCCGGTCGTGCTCGTCGGCTCGGTGCTCACCGGGGCGAGCCCGGTCGGCGAGCTCGTCCGCCGCCGGTTGGCCGGGCTCGACGTGCTGACCAGCTCCGATGGGGTGCTCGGGGCGGCTTGGCTGGCCGCCGTGGACGCCTTCGGCGAGGGTGCGCCGCGGCCCCCGGCGTAA
- a CDS encoding SIS domain-containing protein, protein MMTEQRPGAHMAAEIAQQPDVLAGLVARQAEIAEVAEKISQRPPRFALLAARGSSDHAALYAKYLIEVLLGLPAGLVSPSTATLYGARPDLRDVLFVTVSQSGGSPDLIEVTETARRQGALTVSVTNTPDSPLRAASELGVDIGAGVEKAVAATKTYSATLMALYLLIDAVRGGKAADAEKIGELAQQTLDGATEGVQRAVDRYRFVNRVLTTARGYSYATALEASLKLAETSYLAARAYSGADLLHGPVAAVDDQTAVLAVTSAGHGADAMREVIDAVGKRGADVVAVGSASAETPAALRIDVPQTVEELAPILEILPIQRIALGLSLARGGDPDSPRGLLKVTKTR, encoded by the coding sequence ATGATGACCGAACAACGGCCCGGCGCGCACATGGCCGCGGAGATCGCCCAGCAGCCGGACGTCCTGGCCGGACTGGTGGCGCGTCAGGCGGAAATCGCCGAAGTGGCGGAAAAGATCTCACAACGGCCGCCGCGGTTCGCGTTGCTCGCGGCGCGTGGATCGAGCGACCACGCAGCGTTGTACGCGAAGTACCTGATCGAGGTACTCCTCGGCCTTCCGGCGGGTCTGGTTTCCCCGTCCACGGCCACGCTGTACGGCGCGCGGCCCGACCTGCGGGACGTGCTCTTCGTCACGGTCAGCCAGAGCGGCGGCTCCCCCGACCTGATCGAGGTCACCGAAACGGCGCGCCGCCAGGGCGCGCTGACGGTGTCCGTCACCAACACCCCGGACTCCCCGCTGCGGGCGGCGTCCGAGCTCGGCGTCGACATCGGCGCAGGTGTCGAGAAGGCCGTCGCGGCCACCAAGACGTACTCCGCGACGCTGATGGCGCTGTACCTGCTGATCGACGCGGTGCGCGGCGGCAAGGCGGCCGACGCCGAGAAGATCGGCGAGCTGGCGCAGCAGACCCTCGACGGCGCCACCGAGGGCGTGCAGCGCGCGGTCGACCGGTACCGGTTCGTCAACCGGGTCCTCACCACCGCCCGCGGCTACTCGTACGCGACCGCGCTGGAGGCGTCGCTCAAGCTCGCCGAGACCAGCTACCTCGCGGCGCGCGCGTACAGCGGCGCCGACCTCCTCCACGGCCCGGTCGCGGCGGTCGACGACCAGACCGCCGTCCTCGCGGTGACCAGCGCCGGGCACGGCGCCGACGCGATGCGCGAGGTCATCGACGCGGTCGGCAAGCGCGGCGCGGACGTCGTCGCGGTCGGTTCGGCGTCGGCCGAGACCCCGGCGGCGCTGCGCATCGACGTGCCGCAGACCGTCGAGGAGCTGGCGCCGATCCTGGAGATCCTGCCGATCCAGCGGATCGCGCTCGGCCTGTCACTGGCCCGCGGCGGCGACCCGGACAGCCCGCGCGGCCTGCTGAAGGTGACCAAGACGAGGTGA
- a CDS encoding GntR family transcriptional regulator, whose translation MLETTTTGEAGAVAGMRGQREPKYWALKQHLLDLLDVLPPGSPIPTERALAGEFTVSRTTVRQALADLTAEGRLHRVQGKGTFAAEPKLAQRLQLSSYTEDMRKQGLKPSSKLLEVEELPVEGDLAKLLGIRTGAKILRLRRLRLADSQPMALETTHLPLGRFRGLRKHVSAGGSLYAVLREHYGVELERAEETIETSLAGPQEAEMLGADVGMPVLMLTRHSFATDGKPVEFARSVYRGDRYKFVTTLLP comes from the coding sequence ATGTTGGAGACCACCACCACGGGCGAGGCGGGCGCCGTCGCCGGGATGCGCGGGCAGCGCGAGCCCAAATACTGGGCGTTGAAGCAGCACCTCCTCGATCTGCTGGACGTGCTGCCGCCGGGGTCGCCGATCCCGACCGAACGCGCGCTCGCCGGGGAGTTCACGGTCTCCCGCACCACCGTGCGCCAGGCGCTGGCCGACCTGACCGCCGAGGGCAGGCTGCACCGGGTGCAGGGCAAGGGCACCTTCGCCGCCGAGCCGAAGCTCGCCCAGCGGCTGCAGTTGTCCTCCTACACCGAGGACATGCGCAAGCAGGGCCTGAAGCCGTCGTCGAAACTGCTGGAAGTCGAGGAACTGCCGGTCGAGGGCGACCTCGCGAAGCTGCTCGGAATCCGGACCGGCGCGAAAATCCTTCGTCTTCGACGGCTTCGACTGGCGGACTCGCAGCCGATGGCGCTGGAGACGACGCACCTTCCCCTCGGCCGTTTCCGCGGGCTGCGCAAGCACGTCTCGGCCGGCGGTTCCTTGTACGCCGTTCTACGCGAGCACTACGGCGTCGAACTCGAACGCGCGGAAGAAACGATCGAGACGTCGCTGGCGGGGCCGCAGGAAGCCGAGATGCTCGGCGCGGACGTCGGCATGCCGGTGCTGATGCTGACCCGGCACTCGTTCGCCACGGACGGCAAGCCGGTCGAGTTCGCCCGCTCGGTCTACCGCGGCGACCGCTACAAGTTCGTGACGACGCTGCTGCCGTAG
- a CDS encoding MFS transporter, giving the protein MTATEDTGIRWGTGAARGVLATTILGSGMAMLDGTIVNVALPRIGAELNASVAGLQWILDGYLLALAALILVAGSLGDRYGRRRMYLVGVVWFGVASGLCAAAQSTEMLVAMRILQGIGGALLTPGSLAILQSSFAHDARARAIGAWSGLGGIAAAAGPLLGGFLVQVWSWRLAFLINVPIALAVVLMARRFVPESRDPDATGHPDFGAAALGALGLAGITGALVEAPARGIGDPIVLVAGLLGIAGLTAFVVVQHRSHEPLVPPSLFRDRTFTLSNALTFVVYAALGGVMMLLVMQLQVSLGYSPTASGLAGLPLTVIMLLLSGRSGALAQRIGPRAQLVIGPIVVGIGMLLMLRIAPGASYLGTVLPAVVVFGLGLATVVAPVTATVLAAAPDRYAGVASGVNNAIARSGGLLAVAVLPAAAGLTGEAYADPVALTAGWRTALVICAALAIAGGLIALGIHNGVLAPPPAEQAEPDDECPHLGECYHCGVEGPPTHIRGGGTPVAGS; this is encoded by the coding sequence GTGACTGCCACTGAAGACACCGGGATCCGGTGGGGTACCGGCGCCGCCCGCGGCGTGCTCGCGACCACCATCCTCGGCTCGGGCATGGCGATGCTCGACGGCACCATCGTCAACGTCGCCCTGCCCCGCATCGGCGCCGAGCTGAACGCCTCCGTGGCCGGGCTCCAGTGGATCCTCGACGGCTATCTGCTGGCGCTCGCCGCGCTGATCCTGGTCGCCGGTTCGCTCGGCGACCGGTACGGCAGGCGCCGGATGTACCTCGTCGGCGTCGTCTGGTTCGGCGTCGCGTCCGGGCTGTGCGCCGCGGCGCAGTCCACCGAGATGCTCGTCGCCATGCGGATCCTCCAGGGGATCGGCGGCGCGCTCCTGACGCCGGGCTCGCTGGCGATCCTCCAGTCCTCCTTCGCGCACGACGCCCGCGCCCGCGCGATCGGCGCCTGGTCCGGCCTCGGCGGCATCGCGGCCGCCGCCGGGCCGCTGCTCGGCGGCTTCCTCGTGCAGGTGTGGTCGTGGCGGCTGGCGTTCCTGATCAACGTGCCGATCGCGCTTGCCGTCGTGCTGATGGCCCGCAGGTTCGTCCCCGAATCCCGTGACCCGGACGCCACCGGGCACCCGGACTTCGGCGCCGCCGCGCTCGGCGCCCTCGGCTTGGCCGGGATCACCGGCGCGCTGGTGGAAGCGCCCGCCCGCGGCATCGGCGACCCGATCGTGCTGGTCGCGGGCCTGCTGGGGATCGCGGGGCTGACCGCGTTCGTCGTCGTCCAGCACCGCTCGCACGAGCCGCTGGTGCCGCCGTCGCTGTTCCGCGACCGCACGTTCACCCTCTCGAACGCGCTGACCTTCGTCGTCTACGCCGCACTCGGCGGCGTGATGATGCTGCTGGTCATGCAGCTGCAGGTGTCGCTCGGCTACTCGCCGACCGCGTCCGGGCTGGCCGGGCTGCCGCTGACGGTGATCATGCTGCTGCTCTCCGGCCGCTCCGGCGCGCTCGCGCAGCGCATCGGCCCGCGTGCGCAGCTGGTGATCGGGCCGATCGTCGTCGGCATCGGGATGCTGCTGATGCTGCGCATCGCGCCCGGCGCGTCCTACCTCGGCACGGTGCTGCCCGCGGTGGTCGTGTTCGGGCTCGGCCTGGCGACGGTGGTGGCCCCGGTGACGGCGACGGTGCTCGCCGCCGCGCCGGACCGCTACGCCGGCGTGGCGTCCGGCGTCAACAACGCCATCGCCCGCTCGGGCGGCCTGCTGGCGGTGGCGGTGCTGCCCGCCGCGGCCGGGCTGACCGGCGAGGCGTACGCGGACCCCGTGGCGCTGACGGCGGGCTGGCGGACGGCGCTGGTCATCTGCGCGGCACTGGCGATCGCCGGCGGCCTGATCGCGCTGGGCATCCACAACGGCGTCCTCGCGCCACCGCCGGCCGAGCAGGCCGAACCGGACGACGAGTGCCCCCACCTCGGCGAGTGCTACCACTGCGGTGTCGAGGGCCCGCCGACGCACATCCGCGGCGGCGGGACCCCGGTCGCCGGTTCCTAG